One genomic segment of Sorex araneus isolate mSorAra2 chromosome X, mSorAra2.pri, whole genome shotgun sequence includes these proteins:
- the GEMIN8 gene encoding gem-associated protein 8 has protein sequence MSAKARSAASRRRWASHPAYERYWQHYHQAMTWMRSHQLAYWKALEAYYSALWYSAAEDLAHTSYAEDGDFPQHRSHHVEDCDSQRSSSPPRSAMRPRPQRKSQVSASSSSSSSSASASSVWVSSSSDSEGVECDVSNMEITQELRDYFAQTERHQEERKRQQLLDEKRLEDYVNADHDLYHNWSQRSAEPPDSRVWERRLEDMQRLYGDSANKIQAMEAAMQLTFDKHCDRKRPKYWPVIPLKF, from the exons ATGTCGGCAAAG GCCAGGTCGGCGGCCTCCAGGAGGAGGTGGGCTTCTCACCCCGCCTACGAGCGGTACTGGCAGCATTACCACCAGGCTATGACGTGGATGCGAAGCCACCAGCTCGCCTACTGGAAGGCCCTGGAGGCTTACTACAGTGCCCTCTGGTACTCGGCTGCTGAAGATCTCGCCCACACGTCCTATGCCGAAGATGGGGACTTTCCTCAGCACCGCAGCCACCACGTGGAGGACTGCGACTCCCAGCGCAGCTCCTCCCCACCGAGAAGCGCCATGCGGCCCCGGCCACAGCGCAAAAGCCAGGTGTCGgcatcatcgtcgtcgtcgtcgtcatcagCGTCGGCGTCATCGGTGTGGGTGTCCTCATCATCTGACTCCGAAGGGGTAGAATGTGATGTCAGCAACATGGAAATCACCCAGGAGCTCCGAGACTACTTCGCGCAGACTGAGAGGCACCAGGAGGAGCGGA AGCGGCAGCAGCTGCTGGACGAGAAGCGCCTGGAAGACTACGTGAACGCCGACCACGACCTGTACCACAATTGGTCGCAGCGCTCCGCAGAGCCACCCGACAGCAGAGTCTGGGAGCGGCGCCTGGAGGACATGCAGCGCCTCTACGGGGACAGCGCCAACAAGATCCAGGCCATGGAGGCggccatgcagctgacctttgACAAGCATTGCGACCGCAAGCGGCCCAAGTACTGGCCGGTCATCCCCCTCAAGTTCTGA